A window of the Listeria swaminathanii genome harbors these coding sequences:
- a CDS encoding MarR family winged helix-turn-helix transcriptional regulator, which yields MNNEQNMNQQIALFYFGYKAFTETADLIIAKHSLKRLHHRILFFTARMPGLTINELLTFLEISKQALHQPLAELKERELLTIEQGTRDKRQRCIFLTTAGKDLENELGAAQRKQMAEIFADSSDTDGKHFTEVMEGYAKNRPGAALIKDFKE from the coding sequence ATGAACAATGAGCAAAACATGAATCAACAAATCGCTTTATTTTACTTCGGTTATAAGGCTTTTACAGAGACAGCTGATTTAATTATTGCCAAACATTCACTAAAAAGATTGCATCATCGTATTTTATTTTTCACAGCGCGGATGCCTGGCCTTACTATTAATGAACTTTTAACATTTTTAGAAATATCCAAACAAGCCTTACACCAACCACTCGCGGAACTCAAAGAGCGCGAACTTCTCACGATTGAACAAGGTACACGTGACAAACGCCAACGCTGTATTTTCCTAACGACAGCTGGCAAAGATCTAGAAAACGAACTCGGCGCCGCACAACGCAAACAAATGGCAGAAATTTTCGCCGACTCCTCAGATACGGACGGAAAGCATTTCACAGAAGTAATGGAAGGCTACGCAAAAAACCGACCGGGTGCCGCTTTAATAAAAGATTTTAAGGAGTGA
- a CDS encoding Lin0512 family protein produces the protein MEQILFIQTGFGVDVHGQNITKAAERAVRNAIFTNSMPGIQGLLPDGDLQNMVVNIKLALPCDADKLDEDTIRAIIPYGTVTIEKMAGGMMTTSGIFLEDKEDKNDLMYIVNASVETGY, from the coding sequence ATGGAACAAATTCTATTTATCCAAACTGGCTTTGGCGTCGATGTCCATGGTCAAAACATAACCAAAGCAGCTGAACGCGCTGTGCGGAACGCGATTTTCACTAACTCGATGCCCGGAATTCAAGGGCTTTTACCAGATGGCGACTTGCAAAATATGGTCGTTAATATCAAATTGGCATTACCGTGTGACGCGGATAAGCTCGATGAAGATACGATTCGCGCGATTATCCCTTATGGCACAGTGACTATCGAGAAAATGGCTGGCGGAATGATGACAACGAGCGGCATTTTCTTGGAGGACAAAGAGGATAAGAACGATTTAATGT
- a CDS encoding LapB repeat-containing protein, which produces MKKALKVFLAMICIFIMIYPSTAAHAEETNNNVTIPDTNLRAYLNGLLKQASDAPITKTQMNTIQTVTLSGSTFTDLTGLEEADNLVTLSLNNTKITTLAPIKNQTSLTYITVGGDNVVDSLFVDLNGLVNLQSISISGSEVTHNVFKNFNKLPKLTYIYAQNSMKITDISALASLPALTTLFVQFDGIDDFRPLNDFVSFKNGNFKALAAFGQNTGRTNPRITLKSSKLDFNEANQTLYLPFSMMPNPLTSFDGTVAPFSKSTSASNTYLGFNDVALPSSRLTITDDGITVSGVTKEEIDNLTEIEYNARYDFPTGSYPTPPSMTSYTISNGTYDQYFDISHTLDLTADESFDYNQYDAISEAQFLKDVQAKTDDGTAVTSDFDQVVKLDVPGEYTVTLNAENAAGLKAAPVKVKVTVHEKPVITADSKISYKQKTTKSVDEFLAEIHGSVTGNAILTSDFDKVVDLNTPGEYTVTLNAENERGQKADPVTVIVTVTAGNDATVIPTPPTPEEKPTPQEETNNNNTIPEIISENSEDQAPEKAATEPASLTTKENNVAKAENTKQPETKALPKTGDRGMTAFPLAGVMLSLIALILYRKK; this is translated from the coding sequence ATGAAAAAAGCACTGAAAGTATTTCTTGCGATGATTTGTATATTCATAATGATATACCCTTCCACGGCAGCTCACGCAGAAGAAACGAATAATAATGTTACTATTCCAGATACCAATCTTAGAGCCTATCTAAATGGCTTACTCAAACAAGCAAGTGATGCTCCAATAACGAAAACGCAAATGAACACAATACAAACCGTGACACTTTCTGGTAGTACTTTTACAGATTTAACCGGTTTAGAAGAAGCTGATAATCTTGTCACGCTTTCACTCAATAACACAAAAATCACGACACTCGCACCGATTAAAAACCAAACATCTTTGACTTACATAACAGTTGGCGGCGACAACGTAGTAGATAGCCTTTTTGTAGATTTAAATGGACTTGTCAATTTACAAAGCATTAGCATTAGCGGAAGTGAAGTTACACATAATGTCTTCAAAAATTTTAATAAATTACCGAAATTAACCTATATCTACGCGCAAAACTCCATGAAAATCACAGATATTTCAGCGCTCGCATCTTTACCGGCTTTGACAACGCTTTTCGTGCAATTTGACGGAATTGATGATTTTAGACCATTAAATGATTTCGTAAGTTTTAAAAATGGAAACTTCAAAGCACTCGCAGCTTTCGGGCAAAATACCGGACGAACGAATCCGCGCATTACACTTAAATCAAGCAAACTAGATTTTAACGAAGCAAACCAAACGTTATATTTACCGTTCTCGATGATGCCAAATCCTTTAACTAGTTTTGATGGAACCGTCGCACCTTTTTCAAAATCGACTTCCGCAAGTAATACGTATTTAGGATTTAACGATGTGGCGCTTCCGAGTTCACGTCTGACAATTACCGACGACGGCATTACCGTAAGTGGTGTGACAAAAGAAGAGATCGATAATCTAACCGAAATTGAATACAATGCGCGCTATGATTTTCCGACAGGTAGCTACCCAACACCGCCAAGCATGACGTCTTATACAATTTCAAACGGAACATATGATCAATATTTTGATATTAGCCACACGCTTGATTTAACGGCCGATGAAAGTTTTGATTACAACCAATATGATGCCATTTCAGAAGCACAATTTTTAAAAGATGTGCAAGCGAAAACAGATGACGGAACAGCTGTAACAAGCGATTTTGACCAAGTTGTGAAGCTCGATGTGCCGGGCGAATATACGGTTACATTAAATGCAGAAAATGCTGCTGGACTTAAAGCAGCGCCCGTAAAAGTGAAAGTAACCGTTCATGAAAAACCAGTTATTACAGCAGATTCAAAAATTTCTTATAAACAAAAAACGACTAAATCAGTTGATGAATTTTTAGCTGAAATCCATGGTTCAGTTACTGGAAATGCCATTTTAACAAGCGATTTTGATAAAGTAGTAGATTTAAACACCCCAGGAGAATACACCGTAACTTTAAATGCTGAAAATGAACGTGGCCAAAAAGCAGATCCTGTAACCGTCATTGTAACAGTAACTGCCGGCAACGATGCAACAGTAATTCCAACCCCACCAACACCAGAAGAAAAACCCACACCTCAAGAAGAAACAAACAATAACAACACAATCCCAGAGATCATTAGCGAAAACTCAGAAGACCAAGCACCAGAGAAAGCGGCGACAGAACCAGCCTCATTAACAACGAAAGAAAATAACGTGGCGAAAGCAGAAAATACAAAACAACCAGAAACGAAAGCACTTCCGAAAACTGGCGATAGAGGCATGACTGCATTTCCATTAGCCGGAGTGATGCTCAGTTTGATCGCTCTAATTTTGTACAGAAAAAAGTAA
- a CDS encoding CapA family protein, translating into MKKLTYIIITGLVLVFIVGAFWITNSTSKPEQKATPTETPKKSSPANVKTISAQAKKTLNALASSGADKESISDLNQLIKELKSYPAEKNKSGEYLQNLTACLEAVESYTTGKADEKALGKVYPDFLASEQKLSAIEKTTQYDWFYAAAATNQQGLKEKGVVTLTMVGDNSFGTYPETPEHLKFDNVFKKNNGDNTYVFKNCLPWFKSDDYTVINAESAFTNATKAENKMWRIKSDPAHVAFLPASGVDAANLANNHTMDYFQVGYDDTLKAFKDNNIPVFNADAPLETTIKGMKTVMLGYDCRMSQQSPAYLERIVKDIKKYKKEDTLVIVNMHWGVEYRETPTSYQTEFGHAILDAGADIIMGSHPHRLESVEKYKDKYIVYSMGDFAFGADPTLLSRMTSMFQLRFTKEDNKIVLKDISIVPTYENSDGSTTENNYQPLPVFGEDAKKIVDELNRISKPIEGGVTEYSYFDPF; encoded by the coding sequence TTGAAGAAACTTACTTATATTATTATCACTGGTTTGGTACTTGTTTTTATTGTAGGCGCTTTTTGGATCACTAATTCCACGAGCAAACCGGAACAAAAAGCTACTCCAACCGAAACACCGAAAAAATCAAGTCCAGCTAATGTTAAAACCATTTCAGCACAAGCTAAGAAAACTTTGAATGCCCTAGCAAGCTCAGGAGCAGACAAAGAGTCTATTTCCGATTTAAATCAATTAATTAAAGAACTAAAATCCTACCCCGCCGAAAAAAATAAATCCGGCGAATATCTCCAAAATCTAACAGCGTGCCTAGAAGCCGTCGAGTCATATACAACTGGTAAAGCAGACGAAAAAGCACTTGGCAAAGTGTATCCAGACTTTCTCGCAAGCGAACAAAAACTATCAGCTATCGAAAAAACAACGCAATATGATTGGTTTTATGCCGCAGCTGCAACGAACCAACAAGGATTAAAAGAAAAAGGCGTTGTCACTTTAACCATGGTTGGTGATAATTCATTTGGAACCTATCCAGAAACGCCCGAACACCTCAAATTCGATAATGTATTCAAAAAAAATAACGGCGACAATACTTATGTTTTTAAAAACTGTCTTCCTTGGTTCAAATCAGATGACTACACAGTAATAAACGCCGAAAGTGCCTTTACAAACGCAACAAAAGCCGAAAATAAAATGTGGCGTATCAAAAGCGACCCCGCTCACGTAGCCTTTTTACCAGCAAGTGGTGTTGATGCAGCCAATCTCGCAAACAACCACACAATGGATTATTTCCAAGTTGGCTATGACGACACATTAAAAGCATTTAAAGACAACAATATTCCAGTCTTCAATGCAGACGCTCCACTTGAAACAACGATTAAAGGCATGAAAACTGTCATGCTTGGCTACGATTGCCGCATGAGTCAGCAATCTCCAGCTTATCTCGAAAGAATCGTAAAAGACATTAAAAAATATAAAAAAGAAGATACACTAGTTATTGTCAATATGCACTGGGGTGTCGAATACCGCGAAACGCCAACTAGTTACCAAACTGAATTTGGCCACGCGATTTTAGATGCTGGTGCTGATATAATTATGGGTTCTCACCCGCACCGTCTTGAAAGTGTAGAAAAATATAAAGATAAGTACATCGTTTACAGCATGGGCGACTTTGCTTTCGGAGCGGATCCAACCCTACTTTCGCGCATGACTTCGATGTTCCAACTACGCTTTACAAAAGAAGATAACAAAATCGTCCTAAAAGATATTTCCATCGTCCCTACTTATGAAAATTCAGATGGTAGTACAACGGAAAATAACTATCAACCGCTTCCCGTGTTTGGCGAAGATGCGAAAAAAATTGTCGACGAACTTAACCGCATCAGTAAACCAATCGAAGGCGGCGTAACAGAATATAGCTACTTTGATCCATTTTGA
- a CDS encoding universal stress protein → MEKYHRILVAVDGSEPAKLAFEKGLELALKLDGVLGIASIVDLRAFSPNVSYDGSLEEKAELELKTSVNEYADKARAAGVEHVETFVAKGNPKILLSTDIPAEFQADLIICGATGMNRVEKLVLGSVSSYIMAHAICDTLIAR, encoded by the coding sequence ATGGAAAAATATCATCGCATTCTTGTAGCAGTGGATGGCTCTGAACCAGCCAAATTAGCCTTTGAAAAAGGACTGGAATTAGCACTCAAATTAGACGGGGTACTTGGAATTGCAAGTATTGTCGATTTACGTGCCTTTTCTCCAAATGTTTCTTATGATGGTAGCTTGGAAGAAAAAGCCGAACTCGAACTAAAAACGAGCGTCAATGAGTATGCCGACAAAGCCAGGGCAGCAGGAGTGGAACATGTTGAAACTTTTGTGGCTAAAGGCAACCCGAAAATCTTGCTTTCTACCGATATTCCTGCAGAGTTTCAAGCAGATTTAATCATTTGCGGAGCGACCGGGATGAATCGAGTGGAAAAACTAGTATTAGGTAGCGTTTCTTCTTATATTATGGCTCACGCAATTTGCGACACTTTAATAGCTCGATAA